Proteins co-encoded in one Nicotiana sylvestris chromosome 7, ASM39365v2, whole genome shotgun sequence genomic window:
- the LOC104220549 gene encoding probable WRKY transcription factor 2 isoform X1, whose amino-acid sequence MLYVQCRQLMGGFDDHAAIMGDWMPPSPSPRTFFSSLLGDDIGSRSTFEFPNENKRGNLASEPQEHVGNSDGAQTDAMTVKSDQKMSSRGGLLERMAARAGFNAPKLNTESLRPADLSQNQGVRSPYLTIPPGLSPTSLLESPVFLSNSLVQPSPTTGKFQFASGIESRNSTFMMEDPDKRKENALESINSSSFSFKPVPETASSLFPGATSRSWLQVNSSNISQQCFPNIKVSVHSQNSLLSHCMEATQMQNQNEKGLNQSSDFPRFSAEKDVRDSNVTPDSTNFQTVGSNVEHSPPLDEPQDEEIDQRVGGDPNVVGAPAEDGYNWRKYGQKQVKGSEYPRSYYKCTHPNCPVKKKVERSHEGHITEIIYKGAHNHPKPPPNRRSALGSTNSLGELQLDGAEQGVSGSNGDLGRANIQKAPDAGGLDWRNNNLDVTSSAHLGSAYCNGSASFPVQNNTQLESGGAVDVSSTFSNDEDEDDRGTHGSVSQGYDGEGDESESKRRKLETYSTDMSGATRAIREPRVVVQTTSEVDILDDGYRWRKYGQKVVKGNPNPRSYYKCTSAGCNVRKHVERASHDLKSVITTYEGKHNHDVPAARNSSHVNSGTSNTLPAPVTAPPAQSHLHRPEPAQLQNAMARFDRQPSLGSFGPSPGFSYGMNQQSLASLAMAGFHPNQSKSQQQVPVHSYLGQPRPMHDGGFMFPKEEPKAEPMSDPGLDLSNGSSIYQQFMSRLPLGPQM is encoded by the exons ATGTTATATGTTCAG TGCCGGCAATTGATGGGTGGGTTCGATGACCATGCTGCCATTATGGGAGATTGGATGCCTCCAAGTCCAAGTCCAAGAACGTTTTTCTCTTCGCTGCTAGGTGATGATATTGGGTCAAGATCAACTTTTGAGTTCCCAAATGAGAATAAACGTGGAAACTTAGCTTCCGAGCCTCAAGAGCATGTTGGCAATTCTGATGGAGCACAAACTGATGCAATGACAGTGAAGTCTGACCAGAAAATGAGCTCTCGCGGAGGACTCTTGGAAAGAATGGCAGCTAGAGCTGGTTTTAACGCCCCAAAACTTAACACGGAGAGCCTTAGACCTGCTGATCTGTCGCAGAATCAGGGCGTTCGTTCTCCTTATTTAACTATTCCTCCTGGTCTTAGTCCAACTTCCCTGCTGGAGTCTCCTGTTTTCCTCTCAAATTCACTG GTGCAACCATCTCCAACAACTGGAAAATTTCAATTCGCCTCAGGCATCGAGAGTAGAAACTCGACATTTATGATGGAGGATCCTGATAAGAGGAAAGAGAATGCTTTAGAGAGTATCAATTCATCGTCCTTTTCTTTTAAGCCAGTTCCAGAGACTGCTTCATCTCTGTTTCCTGGCGCGACCAGCAGA TCTTGGTTGCAGGTTAACTCGTCCAATATTTCTCAGCAATGCTTTCCAAACATTAAGGTTTCAGTTCATTCGCAGAACTCTCTTCTATCTCACTGTATGGAAGCTACACAAATGCAGAATCAGAACGAGAAGGGACTTAATCAATCATCTGATTTCCCTAGATTTTCTGCTGAGAAGGATGTCAGAGATAGTAATGTCACACCAGACTCAACGAACTTTCAGACAGTTGGTAGTAATGTGGAACATTCTCCACCTCTTGATGAGCCACAAGATGAGGAAATTGATCAAAGAGTGGGTGGAGATCCAAATGTTGTTGGTGCCCCAGCCGAGGATGGTTATAATTGGAGGAAGTATGGGCAGAAACAAGTTAAAGGGAGCGAGTATCCTCGGAGTTACTATAAGTGCACGCATCCAAACTGTCCGGTCAAGAAGAAAGTGGAGCGATCTCACGAGGGTCATATAACTGAGATTATATACAAGGGAGCCCACAATCACCCAAAACCACCGCCAAACCGTAGATCAGCCCTTGGATCCACAAATTCACTTGGTGAACTACAGCTAGACGGTGCAGAGCAAGGTGTAAGTGGTTCTAATGGTGATCTGGGTCGGGCAAACATTCAGAAAGCACCTGATGCTGGAGGTCTTGATTGGAGGAACAACAACCTTGACGTAACTTCGTCAGCTCACTTGGGCTCTGCATACTGCAATGGATCAGCCTCTTTTcctgttcaaaataacacccagtTGGAATCAGGGGGTGCAGTAGATGTGTCGTCGACTTTTTCaaatgatgaagatgaagatgatcgTGGGACTCATGGCAGTGTATCACAAGGTTATGACGGTGAAGGAGATGAGTCTGAGTCTAAAAGAAG GAAGCTCGAGACTTACTCTACAGATATGAGTGGTGCCACTAGAGCCATCAGGGAACCAAGGGTTGTGGTGCAAACTACAAGTGAAGTGGACATACTTGATGATGGATATCGTTGGCGCAAGTACGGGCAAAAGGTTGTTAAAGGGAATCCAAATCCAAG GAGTTACTACAAGTGCACCAGTGCTGGCTGCAATGTCAGGAAGCACGTTGAGAGGGCCTCGCATGACCTCAAGTCTGTGATTACCACCTACGAAGGGAAGCACAACCACGATGTTCCTGCAGCTCGCAACAGTAGTCATGTTAATTCAGGGACCTCCAACACCCTTCCAGCTCCAGTAACTGCTCCTCCTGCTCAAAGCCATTTACATAGGCCTGAGCCTGCACAACTTCAGAATGCCATGGCACGTTTTGACAGGCAACCTTCACTCGGCTCATTTGGACCTAGCCCAGGATTTAGCTATGGAATGAACCAGCAAAGCCTAGCCAGTCTAGCAATGGCTGGATTTCACCCTAACCAAAGCAAGTCGCAACAGCAGGTTCCTGTCCATTCATATCTGGGACAGCCGCGACCCATGCATGATGGGGGATTTATGTTTCCAAAGGAAGAACCCAAAGCGGAACCTATGTCAGATCCTGGATTGGATCTCTCTAATGGCTCATCGATTTATCAGCAATTTATGAGCAGGTTGCCGCTTGGACCTCAGATGTAA
- the LOC104220549 gene encoding probable WRKY transcription factor 2 isoform X3, with protein sequence MGGFDDHAAIMGDWMPPSPSPRTFFSSLLGDDIGSRSTFEFPNENKRGNLASEPQEHVGNSDGAQTDAMTVKSDQKMSSRGGLLERMAARAGFNAPKLNTESLRPADLSQNQGVRSPYLTIPPGLSPTSLLESPVFLSNSLVQPSPTTGKFQFASGIESRNSTFMMEDPDKRKENALESINSSSFSFKPVPETASSLFPGATSRSWLQVNSSNISQQCFPNIKVSVHSQNSLLSHCMEATQMQNQNEKGLNQSSDFPRFSAEKDVRDSNVTPDSTNFQTVGSNVEHSPPLDEPQDEEIDQRVGGDPNVVGAPAEDGYNWRKYGQKQVKGSEYPRSYYKCTHPNCPVKKKVERSHEGHITEIIYKGAHNHPKPPPNRRSALGSTNSLGELQLDGAEQGVSGSNGDLGRANIQKAPDAGGLDWRNNNLDVTSSAHLGSAYCNGSASFPVQNNTQLESGGAVDVSSTFSNDEDEDDRGTHGSVSQGYDGEGDESESKRRKLETYSTDMSGATRAIREPRVVVQTTSEVDILDDGYRWRKYGQKVVKGNPNPRSYYKCTSAGCNVRKHVERASHDLKSVITTYEGKHNHDVPAARNSSHVNSGTSNTLPAPVTAPPAQSHLHRPEPAQLQNAMARFDRQPSLGSFGPSPGFSYGMNQQSLASLAMAGFHPNQSKSQQQVPVHSYLGQPRPMHDGGFMFPKEEPKAEPMSDPGLDLSNGSSIYQQFMSRLPLGPQM encoded by the exons ATGGGTGGGTTCGATGACCATGCTGCCATTATGGGAGATTGGATGCCTCCAAGTCCAAGTCCAAGAACGTTTTTCTCTTCGCTGCTAGGTGATGATATTGGGTCAAGATCAACTTTTGAGTTCCCAAATGAGAATAAACGTGGAAACTTAGCTTCCGAGCCTCAAGAGCATGTTGGCAATTCTGATGGAGCACAAACTGATGCAATGACAGTGAAGTCTGACCAGAAAATGAGCTCTCGCGGAGGACTCTTGGAAAGAATGGCAGCTAGAGCTGGTTTTAACGCCCCAAAACTTAACACGGAGAGCCTTAGACCTGCTGATCTGTCGCAGAATCAGGGCGTTCGTTCTCCTTATTTAACTATTCCTCCTGGTCTTAGTCCAACTTCCCTGCTGGAGTCTCCTGTTTTCCTCTCAAATTCACTG GTGCAACCATCTCCAACAACTGGAAAATTTCAATTCGCCTCAGGCATCGAGAGTAGAAACTCGACATTTATGATGGAGGATCCTGATAAGAGGAAAGAGAATGCTTTAGAGAGTATCAATTCATCGTCCTTTTCTTTTAAGCCAGTTCCAGAGACTGCTTCATCTCTGTTTCCTGGCGCGACCAGCAGA TCTTGGTTGCAGGTTAACTCGTCCAATATTTCTCAGCAATGCTTTCCAAACATTAAGGTTTCAGTTCATTCGCAGAACTCTCTTCTATCTCACTGTATGGAAGCTACACAAATGCAGAATCAGAACGAGAAGGGACTTAATCAATCATCTGATTTCCCTAGATTTTCTGCTGAGAAGGATGTCAGAGATAGTAATGTCACACCAGACTCAACGAACTTTCAGACAGTTGGTAGTAATGTGGAACATTCTCCACCTCTTGATGAGCCACAAGATGAGGAAATTGATCAAAGAGTGGGTGGAGATCCAAATGTTGTTGGTGCCCCAGCCGAGGATGGTTATAATTGGAGGAAGTATGGGCAGAAACAAGTTAAAGGGAGCGAGTATCCTCGGAGTTACTATAAGTGCACGCATCCAAACTGTCCGGTCAAGAAGAAAGTGGAGCGATCTCACGAGGGTCATATAACTGAGATTATATACAAGGGAGCCCACAATCACCCAAAACCACCGCCAAACCGTAGATCAGCCCTTGGATCCACAAATTCACTTGGTGAACTACAGCTAGACGGTGCAGAGCAAGGTGTAAGTGGTTCTAATGGTGATCTGGGTCGGGCAAACATTCAGAAAGCACCTGATGCTGGAGGTCTTGATTGGAGGAACAACAACCTTGACGTAACTTCGTCAGCTCACTTGGGCTCTGCATACTGCAATGGATCAGCCTCTTTTcctgttcaaaataacacccagtTGGAATCAGGGGGTGCAGTAGATGTGTCGTCGACTTTTTCaaatgatgaagatgaagatgatcgTGGGACTCATGGCAGTGTATCACAAGGTTATGACGGTGAAGGAGATGAGTCTGAGTCTAAAAGAAG GAAGCTCGAGACTTACTCTACAGATATGAGTGGTGCCACTAGAGCCATCAGGGAACCAAGGGTTGTGGTGCAAACTACAAGTGAAGTGGACATACTTGATGATGGATATCGTTGGCGCAAGTACGGGCAAAAGGTTGTTAAAGGGAATCCAAATCCAAG GAGTTACTACAAGTGCACCAGTGCTGGCTGCAATGTCAGGAAGCACGTTGAGAGGGCCTCGCATGACCTCAAGTCTGTGATTACCACCTACGAAGGGAAGCACAACCACGATGTTCCTGCAGCTCGCAACAGTAGTCATGTTAATTCAGGGACCTCCAACACCCTTCCAGCTCCAGTAACTGCTCCTCCTGCTCAAAGCCATTTACATAGGCCTGAGCCTGCACAACTTCAGAATGCCATGGCACGTTTTGACAGGCAACCTTCACTCGGCTCATTTGGACCTAGCCCAGGATTTAGCTATGGAATGAACCAGCAAAGCCTAGCCAGTCTAGCAATGGCTGGATTTCACCCTAACCAAAGCAAGTCGCAACAGCAGGTTCCTGTCCATTCATATCTGGGACAGCCGCGACCCATGCATGATGGGGGATTTATGTTTCCAAAGGAAGAACCCAAAGCGGAACCTATGTCAGATCCTGGATTGGATCTCTCTAATGGCTCATCGATTTATCAGCAATTTATGAGCAGGTTGCCGCTTGGACCTCAGATGTAA
- the LOC104220549 gene encoding probable WRKY transcription factor 2 isoform X4, whose translation MGGFDDHAAIMGDWMPPSPSPRTFFSSLLGDDIGSRSTFEFPNENKRGNLASEPQEHVGNSDGAQTDAMTVKSDQKMSSRGGLLERMAARAGFNAPKLNTESLRPADLSQNQGVRSPYLTIPPGLSPTSLLESPVFLSNSLVQPSPTTGKFQFASGIESRNSTFMMEDPDKRKENALESINSSSFSFKPVPETASSLFPGATSRVNSSNISQQCFPNIKVSVHSQNSLLSHCMEATQMQNQNEKGLNQSSDFPRFSAEKDVRDSNVTPDSTNFQTVGSNVEHSPPLDEPQDEEIDQRVGGDPNVVGAPAEDGYNWRKYGQKQVKGSEYPRSYYKCTHPNCPVKKKVERSHEGHITEIIYKGAHNHPKPPPNRRSALGSTNSLGELQLDGAEQGVSGSNGDLGRANIQKAPDAGGLDWRNNNLDVTSSAHLGSAYCNGSASFPVQNNTQLESGGAVDVSSTFSNDEDEDDRGTHGSVSQGYDGEGDESESKRRKLETYSTDMSGATRAIREPRVVVQTTSEVDILDDGYRWRKYGQKVVKGNPNPRSYYKCTSAGCNVRKHVERASHDLKSVITTYEGKHNHDVPAARNSSHVNSGTSNTLPAPVTAPPAQSHLHRPEPAQLQNAMARFDRQPSLGSFGPSPGFSYGMNQQSLASLAMAGFHPNQSKSQQQVPVHSYLGQPRPMHDGGFMFPKEEPKAEPMSDPGLDLSNGSSIYQQFMSRLPLGPQM comes from the exons ATGGGTGGGTTCGATGACCATGCTGCCATTATGGGAGATTGGATGCCTCCAAGTCCAAGTCCAAGAACGTTTTTCTCTTCGCTGCTAGGTGATGATATTGGGTCAAGATCAACTTTTGAGTTCCCAAATGAGAATAAACGTGGAAACTTAGCTTCCGAGCCTCAAGAGCATGTTGGCAATTCTGATGGAGCACAAACTGATGCAATGACAGTGAAGTCTGACCAGAAAATGAGCTCTCGCGGAGGACTCTTGGAAAGAATGGCAGCTAGAGCTGGTTTTAACGCCCCAAAACTTAACACGGAGAGCCTTAGACCTGCTGATCTGTCGCAGAATCAGGGCGTTCGTTCTCCTTATTTAACTATTCCTCCTGGTCTTAGTCCAACTTCCCTGCTGGAGTCTCCTGTTTTCCTCTCAAATTCACTG GTGCAACCATCTCCAACAACTGGAAAATTTCAATTCGCCTCAGGCATCGAGAGTAGAAACTCGACATTTATGATGGAGGATCCTGATAAGAGGAAAGAGAATGCTTTAGAGAGTATCAATTCATCGTCCTTTTCTTTTAAGCCAGTTCCAGAGACTGCTTCATCTCTGTTTCCTGGCGCGACCAGCAGA GTTAACTCGTCCAATATTTCTCAGCAATGCTTTCCAAACATTAAGGTTTCAGTTCATTCGCAGAACTCTCTTCTATCTCACTGTATGGAAGCTACACAAATGCAGAATCAGAACGAGAAGGGACTTAATCAATCATCTGATTTCCCTAGATTTTCTGCTGAGAAGGATGTCAGAGATAGTAATGTCACACCAGACTCAACGAACTTTCAGACAGTTGGTAGTAATGTGGAACATTCTCCACCTCTTGATGAGCCACAAGATGAGGAAATTGATCAAAGAGTGGGTGGAGATCCAAATGTTGTTGGTGCCCCAGCCGAGGATGGTTATAATTGGAGGAAGTATGGGCAGAAACAAGTTAAAGGGAGCGAGTATCCTCGGAGTTACTATAAGTGCACGCATCCAAACTGTCCGGTCAAGAAGAAAGTGGAGCGATCTCACGAGGGTCATATAACTGAGATTATATACAAGGGAGCCCACAATCACCCAAAACCACCGCCAAACCGTAGATCAGCCCTTGGATCCACAAATTCACTTGGTGAACTACAGCTAGACGGTGCAGAGCAAGGTGTAAGTGGTTCTAATGGTGATCTGGGTCGGGCAAACATTCAGAAAGCACCTGATGCTGGAGGTCTTGATTGGAGGAACAACAACCTTGACGTAACTTCGTCAGCTCACTTGGGCTCTGCATACTGCAATGGATCAGCCTCTTTTcctgttcaaaataacacccagtTGGAATCAGGGGGTGCAGTAGATGTGTCGTCGACTTTTTCaaatgatgaagatgaagatgatcgTGGGACTCATGGCAGTGTATCACAAGGTTATGACGGTGAAGGAGATGAGTCTGAGTCTAAAAGAAG GAAGCTCGAGACTTACTCTACAGATATGAGTGGTGCCACTAGAGCCATCAGGGAACCAAGGGTTGTGGTGCAAACTACAAGTGAAGTGGACATACTTGATGATGGATATCGTTGGCGCAAGTACGGGCAAAAGGTTGTTAAAGGGAATCCAAATCCAAG GAGTTACTACAAGTGCACCAGTGCTGGCTGCAATGTCAGGAAGCACGTTGAGAGGGCCTCGCATGACCTCAAGTCTGTGATTACCACCTACGAAGGGAAGCACAACCACGATGTTCCTGCAGCTCGCAACAGTAGTCATGTTAATTCAGGGACCTCCAACACCCTTCCAGCTCCAGTAACTGCTCCTCCTGCTCAAAGCCATTTACATAGGCCTGAGCCTGCACAACTTCAGAATGCCATGGCACGTTTTGACAGGCAACCTTCACTCGGCTCATTTGGACCTAGCCCAGGATTTAGCTATGGAATGAACCAGCAAAGCCTAGCCAGTCTAGCAATGGCTGGATTTCACCCTAACCAAAGCAAGTCGCAACAGCAGGTTCCTGTCCATTCATATCTGGGACAGCCGCGACCCATGCATGATGGGGGATTTATGTTTCCAAAGGAAGAACCCAAAGCGGAACCTATGTCAGATCCTGGATTGGATCTCTCTAATGGCTCATCGATTTATCAGCAATTTATGAGCAGGTTGCCGCTTGGACCTCAGATGTAA
- the LOC104220549 gene encoding probable WRKY transcription factor 2 isoform X2 → MLYVQCRQLMGGFDDHAAIMGDWMPPSPSPRTFFSSLLGDDIGSRSTFEFPNENKRGNLASEPQEHVGNSDGAQTDAMTVKSDQKMSSRGGLLERMAARAGFNAPKLNTESLRPADLSQNQGVRSPYLTIPPGLSPTSLLESPVFLSNSLVQPSPTTGKFQFASGIESRNSTFMMEDPDKRKENALESINSSSFSFKPVPETASSLFPGATSRVNSSNISQQCFPNIKVSVHSQNSLLSHCMEATQMQNQNEKGLNQSSDFPRFSAEKDVRDSNVTPDSTNFQTVGSNVEHSPPLDEPQDEEIDQRVGGDPNVVGAPAEDGYNWRKYGQKQVKGSEYPRSYYKCTHPNCPVKKKVERSHEGHITEIIYKGAHNHPKPPPNRRSALGSTNSLGELQLDGAEQGVSGSNGDLGRANIQKAPDAGGLDWRNNNLDVTSSAHLGSAYCNGSASFPVQNNTQLESGGAVDVSSTFSNDEDEDDRGTHGSVSQGYDGEGDESESKRRKLETYSTDMSGATRAIREPRVVVQTTSEVDILDDGYRWRKYGQKVVKGNPNPRSYYKCTSAGCNVRKHVERASHDLKSVITTYEGKHNHDVPAARNSSHVNSGTSNTLPAPVTAPPAQSHLHRPEPAQLQNAMARFDRQPSLGSFGPSPGFSYGMNQQSLASLAMAGFHPNQSKSQQQVPVHSYLGQPRPMHDGGFMFPKEEPKAEPMSDPGLDLSNGSSIYQQFMSRLPLGPQM, encoded by the exons ATGTTATATGTTCAG TGCCGGCAATTGATGGGTGGGTTCGATGACCATGCTGCCATTATGGGAGATTGGATGCCTCCAAGTCCAAGTCCAAGAACGTTTTTCTCTTCGCTGCTAGGTGATGATATTGGGTCAAGATCAACTTTTGAGTTCCCAAATGAGAATAAACGTGGAAACTTAGCTTCCGAGCCTCAAGAGCATGTTGGCAATTCTGATGGAGCACAAACTGATGCAATGACAGTGAAGTCTGACCAGAAAATGAGCTCTCGCGGAGGACTCTTGGAAAGAATGGCAGCTAGAGCTGGTTTTAACGCCCCAAAACTTAACACGGAGAGCCTTAGACCTGCTGATCTGTCGCAGAATCAGGGCGTTCGTTCTCCTTATTTAACTATTCCTCCTGGTCTTAGTCCAACTTCCCTGCTGGAGTCTCCTGTTTTCCTCTCAAATTCACTG GTGCAACCATCTCCAACAACTGGAAAATTTCAATTCGCCTCAGGCATCGAGAGTAGAAACTCGACATTTATGATGGAGGATCCTGATAAGAGGAAAGAGAATGCTTTAGAGAGTATCAATTCATCGTCCTTTTCTTTTAAGCCAGTTCCAGAGACTGCTTCATCTCTGTTTCCTGGCGCGACCAGCAGA GTTAACTCGTCCAATATTTCTCAGCAATGCTTTCCAAACATTAAGGTTTCAGTTCATTCGCAGAACTCTCTTCTATCTCACTGTATGGAAGCTACACAAATGCAGAATCAGAACGAGAAGGGACTTAATCAATCATCTGATTTCCCTAGATTTTCTGCTGAGAAGGATGTCAGAGATAGTAATGTCACACCAGACTCAACGAACTTTCAGACAGTTGGTAGTAATGTGGAACATTCTCCACCTCTTGATGAGCCACAAGATGAGGAAATTGATCAAAGAGTGGGTGGAGATCCAAATGTTGTTGGTGCCCCAGCCGAGGATGGTTATAATTGGAGGAAGTATGGGCAGAAACAAGTTAAAGGGAGCGAGTATCCTCGGAGTTACTATAAGTGCACGCATCCAAACTGTCCGGTCAAGAAGAAAGTGGAGCGATCTCACGAGGGTCATATAACTGAGATTATATACAAGGGAGCCCACAATCACCCAAAACCACCGCCAAACCGTAGATCAGCCCTTGGATCCACAAATTCACTTGGTGAACTACAGCTAGACGGTGCAGAGCAAGGTGTAAGTGGTTCTAATGGTGATCTGGGTCGGGCAAACATTCAGAAAGCACCTGATGCTGGAGGTCTTGATTGGAGGAACAACAACCTTGACGTAACTTCGTCAGCTCACTTGGGCTCTGCATACTGCAATGGATCAGCCTCTTTTcctgttcaaaataacacccagtTGGAATCAGGGGGTGCAGTAGATGTGTCGTCGACTTTTTCaaatgatgaagatgaagatgatcgTGGGACTCATGGCAGTGTATCACAAGGTTATGACGGTGAAGGAGATGAGTCTGAGTCTAAAAGAAG GAAGCTCGAGACTTACTCTACAGATATGAGTGGTGCCACTAGAGCCATCAGGGAACCAAGGGTTGTGGTGCAAACTACAAGTGAAGTGGACATACTTGATGATGGATATCGTTGGCGCAAGTACGGGCAAAAGGTTGTTAAAGGGAATCCAAATCCAAG GAGTTACTACAAGTGCACCAGTGCTGGCTGCAATGTCAGGAAGCACGTTGAGAGGGCCTCGCATGACCTCAAGTCTGTGATTACCACCTACGAAGGGAAGCACAACCACGATGTTCCTGCAGCTCGCAACAGTAGTCATGTTAATTCAGGGACCTCCAACACCCTTCCAGCTCCAGTAACTGCTCCTCCTGCTCAAAGCCATTTACATAGGCCTGAGCCTGCACAACTTCAGAATGCCATGGCACGTTTTGACAGGCAACCTTCACTCGGCTCATTTGGACCTAGCCCAGGATTTAGCTATGGAATGAACCAGCAAAGCCTAGCCAGTCTAGCAATGGCTGGATTTCACCCTAACCAAAGCAAGTCGCAACAGCAGGTTCCTGTCCATTCATATCTGGGACAGCCGCGACCCATGCATGATGGGGGATTTATGTTTCCAAAGGAAGAACCCAAAGCGGAACCTATGTCAGATCCTGGATTGGATCTCTCTAATGGCTCATCGATTTATCAGCAATTTATGAGCAGGTTGCCGCTTGGACCTCAGATGTAA